One region of Pseudoalteromonas sp. R3 genomic DNA includes:
- a CDS encoding sigma-54 dependent transcriptional regulator — MNKILVVDDNQAVLDALSLLLELHDYQVETALTPFEALQIVRYQRISLVIQDMNFTADTTSGEEGKALFRELRTINPHLPVILITAWTELEMAIELVKAGAADYLAKPWDDQKLLTSVANLIALGQAKQQNEQHERIAQQREALNAGADLRGLVYRSGAMQRVVDMAVQVARSDVAVLITGDNGSGKEKIAEIIQANSPLRDAPFIKVNAGALPQELIEAELFGAQAGAYTGANKQRIGRFEAADGGTLFLDEIGNLPLSGQMKLLRVLQTGEFERLGSVETKRVNVRVISATNADLLEDIRCGRFRQDLYYRLNVIELTLPPLKARSDDILPLISHFLPARELTLNAENALLGYDWPGNVRELENACKRAAVLNPCGTIEAEDFGLQPGIQPGVKPAPAQDRQEPDKAELEAAMRQFQGVIAKVARHFGMSRQALYRRLQKYGIDY, encoded by the coding sequence ATGAATAAGATACTCGTTGTCGATGATAATCAGGCTGTGCTGGATGCACTTTCACTGCTGCTTGAGCTCCATGACTATCAGGTTGAAACGGCTTTAACTCCCTTTGAAGCGCTGCAGATCGTGCGTTATCAACGCATTTCACTGGTGATCCAGGATATGAACTTTACTGCTGATACGACCTCAGGCGAGGAAGGTAAAGCTTTGTTCCGGGAATTACGAACCATTAATCCTCACTTACCGGTGATCCTAATCACCGCCTGGACCGAGCTGGAAATGGCCATTGAGTTGGTCAAAGCGGGGGCGGCAGACTATCTGGCTAAACCCTGGGACGATCAGAAGTTGTTAACCTCTGTTGCCAACCTGATTGCGCTGGGGCAAGCAAAACAACAAAATGAACAACATGAGCGCATTGCCCAACAGCGTGAAGCATTAAACGCGGGAGCTGATCTGCGTGGTCTGGTTTATCGCAGCGGCGCGATGCAACGGGTCGTGGATATGGCAGTGCAGGTTGCTCGGTCAGATGTTGCCGTACTAATAACCGGAGACAATGGCAGTGGCAAAGAAAAAATTGCCGAGATTATACAGGCAAACTCCCCGCTCAGAGATGCACCTTTTATAAAGGTCAATGCGGGGGCACTGCCACAGGAGCTCATTGAAGCAGAACTATTTGGTGCGCAAGCAGGTGCTTATACTGGTGCAAACAAACAGCGCATTGGACGCTTTGAAGCTGCCGATGGCGGCACCTTGTTTCTCGATGAGATAGGAAATCTGCCTTTGTCCGGACAAATGAAACTATTGAGAGTGCTGCAAACCGGAGAATTTGAACGCCTTGGTTCGGTCGAAACAAAACGAGTAAATGTGCGCGTTATTTCTGCCACGAATGCAGATTTACTGGAGGACATTCGCTGCGGTCGCTTTCGCCAGGATTTATATTACCGGCTTAACGTGATTGAGCTTACTTTACCGCCGCTTAAAGCGCGTAGTGATGATATTCTCCCCCTGATATCTCACTTTCTGCCTGCCAGAGAACTGACCTTGAATGCAGAAAATGCGCTGCTTGGCTATGACTGGCCCGGGAATGTCCGTGAATTAGAAAATGCCTGTAAGCGTGCCGCGGTGCTGAATCCTTGTGGCACGATTGAAGCAGAGGATTTTGGTCTTCAACCGGGTATACAACCTGGAGTAAAACCAGCTCCTGCTCAGGACAGGCAAGAGCCGGATAAAGCTGAGCTGGAAGCAGCAATGCGGCAATTTCAGGGAGTAATAGCAAAAGTTGCCCGGCATTTTGGTATGAGCCGGCAGGCGCTTTATCGCAGGTTGCAAAAGTATGGCATTGATTACTAA
- a CDS encoding ATP-binding protein — protein MVDPLRQVKQLRVKLLLLLVIVFIALAALMPFVISSLNERNELNTHIQSIKKITSDIIYYDEVLTMSARMFTFTQEDRWSRRYINIANTLDQTLLEAEALDPVIADAIAATAQVNTKLIEIESKAFALARAGKLAQARSSLLDETYFALKAQYQATVFKALDNTRALSETKMVQQNQLKTNVLILSLLGLSVLFFAFIAYLFRHNKQADKYIEELLTTLNDSIAKLNTTSKDLEQASKAKSQLLANMSHELRTPINGLYGALQLLRKEPQSNEGTSLLDTASMCSEMLSALVNDILDFTQMEKGKLQLEKREFDLRRVSKTIEHIFSHECEQKKLRFNCTFNVESPRRLGDELRLKQVLVNLLSNAVKFTQQGRISLSFTATSDSPWLDIVISDTGSGIKEEVLSKLFKHFEQGDASATRLYSGVGLGLAIVKSLLDAMRGTINITSQPGSGTSVELSLPLALPEKTTKEADEEGESEPQKADDAALLQGLSILIVEDNAVNQIILQKMLVSQGAKTALAVNGQEAIDKMSADIQLVLMDIQMPVMGGVEAFQEIRSQWPVVPVIAVTANVFESDISHYARLGFDGVVAKPISQSALTDTILSNCA, from the coding sequence ATGGTCGATCCACTGCGGCAGGTAAAGCAACTCAGAGTTAAGTTACTGTTACTGTTAGTCATTGTTTTCATAGCACTGGCTGCTTTGATGCCGTTTGTTATTTCCAGCTTAAATGAACGCAATGAGCTGAATACGCATATTCAGTCGATCAAAAAGATCACCAGCGATATTATTTACTACGATGAAGTGCTGACTATGTCAGCGCGTATGTTTACCTTCACTCAAGAAGACAGGTGGTCCAGGCGTTATATCAATATTGCTAACACATTGGATCAGACGCTGCTTGAGGCTGAAGCTTTGGATCCTGTCATAGCGGATGCAATTGCTGCGACCGCCCAGGTCAACACCAAGCTGATTGAAATTGAATCAAAGGCGTTTGCGCTTGCGCGTGCAGGAAAGTTAGCGCAGGCCCGCAGTAGTTTGCTTGATGAGACATATTTTGCACTCAAAGCTCAGTATCAGGCCACGGTTTTTAAAGCGCTCGATAACACCCGAGCACTTAGCGAGACCAAAATGGTTCAGCAAAACCAGCTAAAAACCAACGTGTTGATCTTATCTTTACTTGGGCTGTCTGTGTTATTTTTTGCTTTTATCGCGTATTTGTTCCGTCATAACAAGCAGGCCGATAAGTATATAGAGGAATTACTAACAACACTCAATGACTCCATCGCCAAGCTGAATACCACGTCTAAGGATTTAGAGCAGGCCAGCAAGGCAAAATCTCAGTTACTTGCGAATATGTCCCATGAACTCAGAACGCCTATAAATGGTTTGTATGGTGCACTGCAACTACTACGAAAAGAGCCACAATCAAACGAAGGTACATCGCTTCTCGATACGGCAAGTATGTGTAGCGAGATGCTGTCGGCCCTGGTGAACGATATTCTTGATTTTACACAGATGGAAAAGGGGAAGTTGCAACTTGAGAAGCGCGAGTTTGACTTGCGCAGAGTAAGTAAAACCATTGAACATATTTTTAGCCATGAGTGCGAGCAGAAAAAGCTCAGGTTTAATTGTACATTCAACGTGGAAAGCCCACGGAGACTGGGCGACGAATTACGCCTTAAGCAGGTGCTGGTCAATCTACTCAGTAATGCTGTTAAATTTACACAGCAGGGGCGCATTTCGCTTTCTTTTACTGCTACGTCAGATTCACCGTGGTTAGACATTGTAATCAGTGACACAGGGTCGGGTATTAAAGAAGAGGTACTTAGTAAGTTATTTAAACACTTTGAGCAGGGAGATGCCTCTGCAACACGGCTTTACAGTGGCGTTGGACTGGGTCTTGCGATCGTCAAATCGCTGCTAGATGCAATGCGCGGAACAATTAATATCACCAGTCAACCTGGAAGTGGCACCAGTGTCGAGCTGTCCTTGCCTTTGGCATTGCCTGAAAAAACCACGAAGGAGGCTGACGAAGAGGGTGAGTCAGAGCCACAAAAAGCAGACGATGCCGCTTTGTTGCAAGGCTTATCCATTCTGATTGTAGAAGACAACGCTGTAAACCAAATAATCCTTCAGAAAATGTTGGTTAGTCAGGGAGCAAAAACGGCATTGGCGGTAAACGGTCAGGAAGCGATAGATAAAATGTCAGCAGATATTCAATTGGTATTGATGGATATTCAAATGCCAGTTATGGGTGGCGTTGAGGCATTTCAGGAGATAAGGTCGCAATGGCCCGTTGTGCCAGTGATTGCGGTGACAGCGAATGTGTTTGAGAGCGATATCTCGCACTATGCCAGATTAGGCTTTGACGGAGTGGTCGCAAAGCCGATATCGCAATCGGCACTGACAGACACGATTCTCTCTAATTGTGCCTGA
- a CDS encoding low molecular weight protein-tyrosine-phosphatase, producing MSNSLYFSTPVKVLVVCMGNICRSPTMEAVLRQTAAQQGLNLEVDSAGTIAYHQGNPPDKRSAAAANKRGYDLSSIRARPVKPQDFEHFDLILCADEQNLVDLQSRCPEHYLHKLALFLRYAEQEHHEVPDPYYGGADGFELVLDLVEQASIAIANKIASRE from the coding sequence ATGAGTAACTCTTTATACTTCAGTACACCAGTCAAGGTGTTAGTAGTTTGCATGGGCAATATTTGCCGCTCTCCTACCATGGAGGCTGTATTAAGGCAGACAGCAGCCCAGCAAGGTCTGAACCTGGAGGTCGATTCAGCAGGTACCATAGCCTACCATCAGGGCAACCCACCCGACAAACGCAGCGCAGCAGCGGCCAATAAGCGTGGTTATGATCTGTCATCTATCAGAGCCAGACCTGTTAAGCCACAGGACTTCGAACATTTTGATTTGATCTTGTGCGCTGATGAGCAAAACCTGGTCGACCTTCAATCCAGATGTCCCGAGCACTACCTGCATAAACTGGCACTGTTTTTACGATACGCCGAACAAGAACATCACGAAGTACCCGATCCGTATTACGGCGGCGCAGACGGGTTTGAGCTGGTGTTAGATCTGGTTGAGCAGGCCAGTATTGCAATCGCCAATAAAATAGCCAGCCGGGAGTAA
- the norR gene encoding nitric oxide reductase transcriptional regulator NorR, giving the protein MDQRTLSHLLGISTELTHQLPRLDEGDLGAFSQSLVLALQSIITADATAVLRCEQGMAYPLACSGLAPEAMGRRFVIEDHPRLAAIATANQPQVFAADCQLPDPYDGLLMARAGTLPVHACMGFSLYQGDNLLGMVTFDSLTPSAFEQVAVPMLGMLQSLVAAHFATALTLSSLAERARHGMAMLREISHQSYTMVGESAVMQRLKQDIDLVANSELSVLIQGETGTGKELVARRIHEHSSRSQGPFVQVNCASLSENLAESEFFGHRKGAFTGADRHREGKFLVAHGGTLFLDEIGELPLSMQSKLLRALQSGEIQPVGTDKPQYVDVRIVAATNRNLRHEVEAGRFRADLYHRLSVFPIQVPPLRERAQDIVSLAGFFVEQLRKKLGVRQLVLSDAFMNQLNQHDWPGNVRELEHVLSRAALKAKHAAWDQDIVLVDVVHGVQRESGSSGPSSASNERISLQLSDEQTLKAATESFQKQLIITRLQANDLNWAATARELAVDRANLVRLAKRLGIKTVKTLN; this is encoded by the coding sequence TTGGATCAGAGAACGCTATCACACTTACTCGGTATCAGTACCGAACTGACCCACCAACTTCCCAGGCTGGATGAGGGGGATTTGGGAGCTTTTAGTCAGTCGCTTGTCCTCGCGCTCCAGAGTATCATTACAGCAGATGCCACCGCGGTGTTGCGGTGCGAGCAAGGAATGGCTTATCCACTGGCATGCTCAGGTCTCGCGCCCGAAGCCATGGGCAGGCGATTTGTAATCGAAGATCACCCAAGACTGGCCGCAATAGCAACGGCTAACCAGCCGCAGGTTTTTGCAGCGGATTGTCAGTTGCCAGATCCCTATGATGGTTTACTGATGGCCAGAGCCGGCACTTTGCCTGTACACGCCTGTATGGGGTTTTCGCTTTATCAGGGAGACAATTTGCTTGGTATGGTCACCTTTGACAGCCTCACCCCGAGTGCATTTGAGCAAGTCGCAGTGCCTATGTTAGGTATGTTGCAGTCTTTAGTAGCTGCACATTTTGCAACGGCACTGACCCTGTCCTCGTTAGCCGAGCGGGCTCGTCATGGCATGGCAATGCTCAGAGAGATCAGTCACCAGAGTTACACTATGGTGGGTGAGAGTGCAGTTATGCAGCGACTTAAACAGGACATCGATTTAGTTGCTAACTCAGAGTTAAGCGTACTCATTCAGGGAGAAACAGGCACAGGTAAGGAGCTGGTTGCACGGCGTATTCATGAACATTCGTCGCGCTCTCAAGGGCCATTTGTGCAGGTTAACTGTGCCTCTTTGAGCGAAAATCTGGCTGAAAGTGAGTTTTTTGGTCATCGCAAAGGCGCATTTACCGGCGCTGACAGGCACCGGGAAGGTAAGTTTCTGGTCGCCCATGGCGGCACTTTGTTTCTTGATGAAATTGGCGAGCTCCCCTTAAGTATGCAAAGTAAATTACTCAGGGCGTTACAAAGTGGTGAAATCCAGCCGGTTGGTACAGACAAGCCGCAATATGTGGATGTGAGGATCGTGGCGGCAACGAACCGAAATCTGCGCCATGAGGTTGAGGCGGGGCGCTTTCGTGCTGACTTATATCACCGCTTAAGCGTGTTTCCAATACAAGTTCCCCCATTAAGGGAGCGGGCGCAGGATATCGTATCGCTTGCCGGCTTTTTTGTTGAACAACTCCGCAAAAAGCTGGGTGTGCGTCAGCTGGTTTTGTCTGATGCTTTTATGAATCAACTTAATCAGCATGACTGGCCGGGCAATGTACGTGAACTGGAACATGTGCTGAGCCGGGCTGCGTTGAAAGCGAAGCACGCAGCTTGGGATCAGGATATCGTGCTGGTCGATGTCGTGCATGGTGTACAGCGGGAAAGCGGCTCATCAGGCCCAAGTAGCGCCAGCAACGAGCGAATATCTCTGCAACTGTCCGACGAGCAAACGTTAAAGGCGGCGACTGAGTCATTTCAGAAACAACTGATCATAACCAGGCTACAAGCCAATGACCTCAATTGGGCTGCAACGGCGCGTGAACTAGCCGTTGACCGAGCTAACCTGGTGCGCCTTGCAAAACGATTGGGCATCAAAACGGTGAAAACGCTCAATTAA
- the bfr gene encoding bacterioferritin, producing MQGSKQVIAALNQVLTLELTSINQYFLHARMWKNWGIEELNEKAYKKSIKDMKQADDLIERILFLEGLPNLQHLEKLRIGEHTEEMLSCDMAFEMEQLPVLRSAIELCEKEQDYVSRELLEDILEYEEEYVDWLETQQFLIKNCGIENYLQSQIEE from the coding sequence ATGCAGGGTAGCAAGCAAGTAATAGCAGCACTAAATCAGGTATTAACACTCGAGCTGACGTCTATTAACCAATACTTTCTGCATGCACGCATGTGGAAAAACTGGGGCATTGAGGAGCTGAACGAGAAAGCCTATAAGAAATCAATAAAAGACATGAAGCAGGCCGATGACTTAATTGAGCGGATCCTATTTTTGGAAGGCCTGCCTAATCTACAACACCTCGAAAAGCTTCGCATTGGTGAACATACAGAAGAAATGCTCAGTTGCGATATGGCATTTGAAATGGAGCAGTTGCCAGTATTGCGCAGTGCAATTGAGCTGTGTGAAAAAGAGCAAGACTATGTCAGTCGTGAGTTGCTGGAGGATATCCTTGAATATGAGGAAGAGTATGTCGATTGGCTGGAAACTCAGCAATTCCTCATCAAAAACTGCGGCATAGAAAACTATCTGCAATCACAAATTGAGGAGTAA
- a CDS encoding ATP-binding protein, translated as MKNLGLSMAHKLYIALFIAVATASVPVFFLVEWQVWLATALSAMCVGMVVLRILTRKLFAGLQALESGLLNFKDSDFSTLLAYQKEDELGRLCRLYNEAAQQLRDEKQWIYQRELMLDKVLHSAPQALLLTDDKGIVVFSNHSAKTLLNCEHNLEGMKLDSLAQQASPALYNALSGEMDGLFELPGEGEDKQTWHLSNGELLLNNQFHRLYIFKQLTRELNRQEVAVWKKVIRIISHELNNSLGPISSMLHSGKILANKLEDARLERVFSTIDERIRHLTEFVQGYGKFAKLPAPRLQPVVLSELLTQLQTQWQFNYSQSGVLTAPRQLLADAPQLEQLLINLLKNAHESGSELSAIKVEVTFQTKHVLLSVLDAGQGMSEHIMANALIPFYSTKSSGTGLGLALCREIVEAHHGDIHLKNRPQGGLCVEVRLPLTTV; from the coding sequence ATGAAAAATCTCGGATTATCGATGGCTCACAAGCTTTATATAGCGCTGTTCATTGCTGTGGCAACCGCCAGTGTGCCCGTGTTTTTCCTTGTTGAGTGGCAAGTTTGGTTAGCGACAGCTTTGTCTGCAATGTGTGTTGGCATGGTTGTACTGCGTATTCTGACGCGAAAATTATTTGCCGGGCTGCAGGCGCTTGAGAGTGGTTTGCTCAACTTCAAAGACAGCGACTTTTCAACTTTGCTTGCTTATCAGAAAGAGGATGAGTTAGGCAGGCTGTGTCGTTTGTACAATGAAGCGGCACAACAACTCAGAGACGAGAAACAGTGGATTTACCAGCGAGAATTAATGCTGGATAAGGTTTTGCATAGTGCGCCTCAGGCACTGCTGCTGACAGATGATAAGGGTATAGTAGTGTTTTCCAATCACAGTGCAAAAACACTGTTAAACTGCGAGCACAATCTGGAAGGCATGAAGCTCGACAGCCTGGCGCAACAAGCCAGTCCGGCTTTGTATAATGCACTGTCAGGTGAAATGGATGGACTGTTTGAACTCCCGGGTGAGGGGGAAGATAAGCAGACCTGGCATTTGTCTAATGGGGAACTTTTACTCAATAACCAGTTTCACCGTCTGTATATTTTTAAACAACTGACCCGAGAGCTGAACCGTCAGGAAGTGGCGGTATGGAAAAAAGTTATTCGCATCATCAGCCACGAGCTAAACAACTCTCTGGGACCGATTTCTTCTATGCTGCACAGCGGCAAGATTCTGGCAAATAAACTCGAGGATGCAAGACTGGAGCGGGTATTTTCGACCATAGATGAACGGATCCGTCATTTGACTGAGTTTGTTCAGGGATATGGTAAATTTGCCAAGCTTCCCGCGCCGAGGTTACAGCCTGTCGTGTTGTCCGAGCTTCTGACACAACTGCAAACACAATGGCAATTTAATTATTCCCAATCAGGTGTTTTGACGGCGCCTAGACAACTCCTCGCAGATGCTCCTCAACTAGAGCAACTGCTGATTAATTTACTTAAAAATGCGCATGAATCGGGTAGTGAGCTGAGCGCAATAAAAGTTGAAGTCACTTTTCAGACGAAACACGTTTTGCTAAGTGTACTCGATGCAGGGCAGGGGATGAGCGAGCATATTATGGCGAATGCTCTGATCCCTTTTTACTCCACTAAATCTAGTGGCACCGGGCTTGGCCTTGCGCTGTGCCGTGAAATCGTTGAAGCACATCATGGTGATATTCATTTGAAAAATCGCCCACAAGGGGGGCTATGTGTTGAGGTTCGGTTGCCGCTCACGACTGTCTAA
- the bfr gene encoding bacterioferritin — protein MQGSQKVIDLLNKQLTLELSSMDQYLAHSKMYEDWGLSRLHHKLAHEYEEELDHAKRITERILFLEGTPDTASRAPIKVGGNVQEMLENDLAAEITVKDHLKKVIAVCEEEQDYVSREMLEALLDDTEMDHIYWLEQHLGLIKLVGLPNYIQSQMSGGDPT, from the coding sequence ATGCAAGGTTCTCAAAAAGTAATCGATTTACTCAACAAACAGCTGACCTTAGAACTATCGTCAATGGATCAATATTTGGCTCATTCAAAAATGTACGAAGATTGGGGACTGTCGAGGTTGCATCACAAGTTGGCCCATGAATACGAGGAAGAGTTGGATCATGCAAAGCGTATTACTGAACGCATTTTGTTCTTAGAAGGCACACCAGATACCGCATCCAGGGCCCCCATCAAAGTAGGCGGAAATGTACAGGAAATGCTCGAAAACGACTTGGCCGCAGAAATAACGGTCAAAGATCATCTGAAAAAAGTGATCGCTGTGTGTGAAGAAGAGCAGGACTATGTATCGCGCGAAATGCTGGAGGCGCTGCTTGATGATACAGAAATGGATCACATCTACTGGCTGGAGCAGCACTTGGGACTTATCAAGTTAGTGGGCTTGCCTAATTACATCCAGAGTCAGATGTCTGGTGGCGATCCAACCTGA
- a CDS encoding NnrS family protein — MNLLNLEEPVQHSAKWYQPKHAPLLMLAFRPLFLLGSLWACAAMIAWFAILSGYLSWPGTFPATLWHAHEMLFGFASAIAIGFLFTAARNWTGVSTLNSWPLLGLCVVWACARVAGIWSAQPLLWLIILQGLFWLISICHFTWVVLQVHNSNNYLFVPVLALLATLNMVFIVVLDQHAYELAGLLSQMTVLGFTLLISILGGRVVPFFISRGLGLPHQQRTPRLDKALLLVSVLGMCGFFAHHFLQQPIVPGYLLILAGLLHMLRASFWFQARLFTVPLLWSLYLAYLSMATGLIGFGAAYLGSSWLAKDALHLITIGGMGMMILAMMARVALGHTARPLTPHPLISVAFILCLISALIRSLLPAYVGPHLAWQISALIWSTSFALFAFIYAPILVRKRLDGRRG; from the coding sequence ATGAACTTGCTTAACCTGGAAGAGCCCGTGCAACATTCAGCAAAATGGTATCAACCAAAACATGCGCCATTACTCATGCTGGCATTCAGACCGTTATTTTTACTTGGCAGTCTGTGGGCCTGTGCGGCGATGATCGCCTGGTTTGCCATACTGAGCGGCTATCTAAGCTGGCCAGGCACTTTCCCGGCAACACTCTGGCACGCCCATGAGATGCTGTTCGGTTTTGCCAGTGCAATCGCCATCGGCTTTTTATTTACCGCAGCCAGGAACTGGACCGGGGTCAGCACTCTAAATAGCTGGCCTTTACTTGGACTATGCGTAGTTTGGGCCTGTGCCAGAGTAGCAGGGATCTGGTCTGCACAACCTCTGTTATGGCTGATTATTTTGCAGGGCTTATTTTGGCTGATCAGTATCTGTCATTTTACCTGGGTTGTCCTGCAGGTCCACAACAGCAACAACTACTTGTTTGTGCCCGTGCTAGCACTTTTGGCGACCCTGAACATGGTGTTTATCGTAGTACTGGACCAACATGCGTATGAACTGGCAGGCCTGCTCAGCCAGATGACAGTACTCGGCTTTACACTGTTGATCAGTATACTGGGCGGTCGCGTTGTACCTTTCTTTATATCCCGCGGTCTGGGGCTGCCTCATCAACAGCGCACTCCCCGACTGGACAAGGCACTATTACTTGTCTCAGTACTTGGGATGTGCGGATTTTTTGCCCACCACTTTCTTCAACAACCCATTGTCCCCGGGTACCTTTTGATACTGGCGGGCTTACTGCATATGTTGCGTGCAAGTTTTTGGTTTCAGGCACGCCTGTTTACCGTGCCCTTGTTATGGTCTTTATACTTGGCCTACCTGTCGATGGCGACAGGCCTGATTGGTTTTGGTGCAGCCTATCTGGGTAGCAGCTGGCTGGCCAAAGACGCGCTACATTTGATCACCATAGGTGGTATGGGCATGATGATCCTGGCCATGATGGCGCGGGTAGCACTGGGTCATACTGCCCGCCCTTTAACACCTCACCCGCTCATTTCGGTCGCTTTTATCCTGTGCCTGATCAGCGCCCTGATCAGAAGCCTGTTGCCTGCGTATGTCGGCCCGCATCTGGCCTGGCAAATTAGCGCACTAATTTGGTCAACCAGCTTCGCACTGTTCGCCTTTATTTATGCACCCATACTGGTACGAAAACGTCTGGACGGGCGCCGCGGTTAG
- the hmpA gene encoding NO-inducible flavohemoprotein — MLSQRTITLVKQSLPLLADAGVEVTEHFYQRMFAHNPELLDVFNLSNQRSGKQQFALFNALAAYATYIDQPEVLSSAIARINHKHTSLGIAPHHYPIVGEHLLATLREKFPEQFNADIEQAWAEAYAFLADLFITQEEGIYRQAEQLHGGWRGTRRFYISKIVKESELVKSFYLVPCDEQAVMPYQAGQYLAVCCSIPTEDNRQIRQYSLSHASNNRSYRISVKRDNLVSGYLHSLPEGAELDIMPVAGDFLLKQTDIPKVLISAGVGITPMMAMLHTLAERSFSAQLHFLHACRSPSQLSFSDELAQAASSLPTLTTRTWIEEGATGATSEKSSSGRMVLAPLSPALPLENGEFYLCGPTPFMANIKQQLLTLGVDESRILYEVFGPHESL; from the coding sequence ATGCTTTCTCAACGAACAATCACCCTGGTTAAACAATCTCTGCCACTGCTGGCCGATGCCGGAGTCGAGGTCACTGAACACTTTTATCAGCGTATGTTCGCTCATAACCCTGAGTTACTTGATGTCTTTAATCTCAGTAATCAACGCTCAGGCAAGCAGCAGTTCGCCCTGTTCAATGCACTGGCTGCCTACGCAACCTATATCGATCAACCCGAGGTACTGAGCAGCGCGATAGCCCGGATCAATCACAAACATACCAGCCTTGGCATTGCGCCACATCACTACCCCATTGTCGGGGAACACCTGCTTGCAACCTTACGAGAGAAATTCCCTGAGCAATTCAACGCCGACATAGAACAAGCCTGGGCAGAAGCTTACGCCTTCCTGGCCGACCTGTTTATTACACAAGAAGAAGGCATCTATCGGCAGGCCGAGCAATTGCACGGTGGTTGGCGGGGTACCCGTCGTTTTTATATCAGTAAAATTGTGAAGGAATCAGAGTTGGTTAAAAGCTTTTATCTGGTCCCATGCGATGAGCAGGCTGTAATGCCCTATCAGGCAGGACAATACCTGGCTGTTTGTTGCTCTATCCCAACAGAAGACAACCGCCAGATCCGCCAGTATTCACTGTCTCATGCATCTAATAACCGCTCATATCGTATCAGTGTAAAACGAGATAATCTGGTATCAGGTTATCTGCACTCGCTGCCTGAAGGTGCTGAACTCGACATTATGCCTGTAGCAGGAGATTTCTTACTAAAACAAACTGATATACCTAAGGTACTGATCAGTGCCGGGGTCGGGATCACTCCCATGATGGCTATGCTACACACACTGGCTGAACGCAGCTTTTCTGCACAACTGCATTTCTTACATGCTTGTCGCTCACCCTCGCAACTGAGTTTTAGCGATGAACTTGCACAGGCTGCCAGCAGTCTGCCGACTCTGACAACCAGAACCTGGATTGAAGAAGGAGCCACAGGTGCGACCTCAGAAAAGTCCAGTTCGGGCCGCATGGTGTTAGCCCCGCTGAGTCCCGCCCTGCCGCTTGAAAATGGAGAGTTCTACTTGTGCGGGCCCACGCCTTTTATGGCAAACATCAAGCAGCAGTTACTTACTCTGGGAGTGGATGAGTCACGTATTTTGTATGAAGTATTCGGCCCTCATGAGAGTCTGTAA